CCGCTTCGTCCGCGAGGACTCGCAGGCCCAGATACTCGTCACCGACGACGTGACCGACCCGGCCACCCTCGACCGGTTGCACGCGGCCACCGACGCCGCCGCGGAGAAGGACACCACGAGCCGGCTCTCGAACGGCGAGGCGGCCATCGACAGCCCCGTCGCCACGTTCGAGCGCGTCGCCGCCGAGAACGAGTCGTTCGCGGCGACCCTCGCCGCCGCCGACACCGACGACGACGGCGTCCCCGAGGAGAACGTCACCCGCGTCTACGACGACCTGTACGCGGCCGCACCCGACCAGGCCGGCGAGACCGTCTACCGGAGCGATTCCGGCGAGTACGAGGCGCTCAGGCTGGTCGTCTCGGTCGACGGCGGTGCCGACGGCGAGACGGTGCTGGAGGAGATGCGCGACGTGGCCAGCATCGTCGACGGGGACGGCGACGGCGACGACGGGTCCGAGGCGGTCGCGACCGGGCAGGTCATCGTCGACCAGCTCACGCAGGAACAGCTCCTGACGACCGTCCTCCGGGGGCTCGTCATCTCGCTCGTGGTCGTGACCGTCATCCTGATGCTCGCGTACCGGGTCACCGAGGGGAGCGCCTCACTCGGGGCGGTCACGGTGCTCCCGGTCGTGTTCACGCTGGCGTGGATACTCGGGACGATGCACCTGCTCGACATCTCGTTCAACGTCGTCACCGGGCTGATCACCAGCCTGACCATCGGGATGGGCGTGGACTACAGCGTCCACGTCAGCGAGCGCTACAACCACGAACTGGCCGAACTCGGGTCGGCGTGGGACGCGCTGGCGGCCGCGGTCACGGGGACCGGTGGTGCACTGGCGAGCAGCGCCGCGACGACGGCCGGCGGGTTCGGCGTCCTCACGGTCGCCATCCTGCCGTTCCTCCAGCAGTTCGGGCTCATCACGGCGCTGACAATCGCATACGCCTTCGTCGCCAGCGTGGTCGTGCTCCCGAGCCTGCTCGTGCTCTGGACGCGGTTCGCCCACCCCGAGACGCTCGGCGTCGATGACGAAGAGCCCGGACGGTCCGACCCCGCGGAATCCGCGGTGGCGACCGGGCTGGAGACGGTCGCCGACGAACCTGCCGACGACGGCGAACTCGCCAGCCCCACTGCGACGCGCACCCTCGAACAGACCCACGTCCGGCCGGGACAGACGCTCCGGGTCCACCTCGCGGTCGAAGGTGGGGACGGCCGGCTCGTCCTCCGCGACCGCGCGGTCGGGACCGAGACCGGTCTGGTCGAGGTCTCCCCCGAACCAGCGCAGGCGATGGCCACCGACGGCGTCGTGTTCGTGGCCTGGGACGGCGACGCGGGTGAGGACCGGCGCTGCACCTACGAGACGACCATCCCCCAGAACGCGACAGACGGCGATACCGCCCGGTTCGCCGGAACGGTCGAGACGGCCGCCAGCGAGACGCGCGTCGCGGGCGAGGACAGCGTCCAGGTCGTCGCGGACCTGTTCGAGCGCGTGGTGTCCCAGGGCTACGCGACCGACGCGGACCTCGCGGTCGCCGCGACCGCGTTCGAGCAGGGGGAACTCACCGCGGCGCAGTTCGAGCGACTCACCCGGGCCTGGCTCCGGGTCGAGGACGGAACGGCCGAGAGACCGGCGGTCGGGCGGCTTCCGGCGTCGGCCGACTGAGTCGGCCTCGACGCTGCAGATTCTCGTCGAGGAGCCGGCTCGCCAAGTCGCGGGCGCGTTCGTAGCCGAAGTTCCCTCGCAAAACCCGATTTCGTATCGTCGTATGCAGTTTATCGTGGTAGATGCGTGGATTCCAGTAAACCGGTCGAATCTGGGAGCAAGACGCCTCTGGAGTTCCCTCTCGATGGAATCCAGCTGGACTGGTCCTGCACCGCGGTCGGGGTCAGTTCGGGTCGGTGGTTCCTGGCCAGCCTGAGGAGTACGGCAGTCTCCCGGCGCCACGAGATCGACTAACGCACCGACGCTGGAGTGGAGTGTCGTCGTGCCCGGCGAAACCCAGCAACGTTACTGGAGCCCGGTTTCCAGCACTGCAACCCCCACAGTATCGCTCCCAATCTGTGGTGGTCCCGCGTGCCCGCGACCTCGGCGAATTTGGGCCGGTTCCACCCGAAACCACGCCACTCGCAGACCCTACGTCGACTCCGAGGACTCCCCGGGACGCTCGAGGTCGCCCCACGAACGCACACTCCCCGGGGAGATCCGGATGAGCGGCCGGTTCTCGAGGGCGTGTTCGGTGTACTGCTCGTACTTCTCCCGGAGCGCGACGACGCCAGCACTGTGGGAATCGTCGTCGGGCGCACAGTGGCTCGCCGTCCCGCGAACCTGCACCCAGCCGAGTCTGCCCCAGTCCTCGGTGTAGTGGTCGACGACCAGGGTGACGTACGGGTTCTCGCTGATATCTCGACTCCGCCGGAGCGCACCCGGAGCGACACGCTGTGGTTTCTCGTCGATCGGCGTCACGACGGTTCCGTCGACGAGGGCGAAGCACACCGGAATCGCACTGGGGCGACCCCTGGCGTCGGCGGTCGCCAGCCGACCGACCCGCGCCGTCTCGAGGTACCGGCGTTCGGCCTCCTGGAACATACCGTGACGAAGGCAGCAGAGCCAGAAAGAGGTTCGTCGGAGCGAAGGTGCGCGAGGGCTGGTTCCGAAGGCTGGTGAAGACAGTGCGCCGAAACGGTTTCCGACCGGTTCTGCCAGCTCAGACACCCAGTTCCGGTTCGAGAGCGGCGAGGGCGCTTCGAATCGGTGGGTGCCTCGGTTCACCCCGACCCACGCCATGAATCCCATTCCACTATACAGAATCGGGTCGAGTCGTGACGAGCCTCGCTGCGAAGCGGTGCTCGGCGGCAGGTATCGGCTGGCGAGAGCGGAGAACCAAAGTTCAGCGGTCGGGACCAGCCCGGTCGCCTGCCCGTCTGGCCCGGCGACTCGACAGCTCGACCATATCGACACGGGTGCAGAGAGAGAGACAGTAGTTACTGTCGTCCGCAGCCGGACTCTCTTCTGTGGAGAGAGTCGGGGAACAATTGCCGAGTGGCGCGAGAAGACGTGTTCGTGTTGTGGGGCTTACGGGAGCGACCGGGACGACAGCACCCCGGCCAGCCGCGTAGCCGTCGCCTCGCCCGCCAGCTCCCGGAGCACGTCGAGTTCCTGTTGCAGGGTCTCGTCGCCGAGCGCGGTCATCTCGGACTCGAAGTGGTCGGTGAACGTGGCGAAGCGCTGGCGGTACTCGCTGGAGACGGTGAGCGGGTCGGACTGGCGCTCCCACTTCCCGAGGTCCTCACCGGGGACCTCGATACCCTCGGCGGGCGGGTCGCCACCGGACTCGCGCTCGGCGACCATCCAGTTCTTCAGCAGGTCGGCGTAGCGGGTGAGGAGGACGGCCTTGCGGACACCGGAGTTGGCGAAGTACTCCGGGTCGCTGGCCGGGAACTCGATGGTCGTCTCGGTCTGGCCCGCCTTGCCGGTGCGGTCCTCCCAGCTGGCACGGAGGCGAAGTTGGCCCGACCCGCCGTTCCCTGTTCGCGTCACCTTCACGAGCACGACCCCGCCCTTCGTCTTGCCCTCGGAGGTGGGTGAGGCGAACAGCGTGTTCACCTGCATGAGCTGACCGGTGGCCTCCTCGGCGGCGCTCGACCCATAGACCTTCTCGATGTCGTACCCCTCGGCGTCGAGTTCGAGCGAGAGGTCGAAGACCAGCGGCGTGACCATGTACTCGAAGCCGTCGGTGACGCGCTCTTCGAACTGCTTCGCCGAGTGGACCGAGTAGTAGTTCGCGCCGCGGACGCTGGTGATCTGGTCGACGATGTCGGAGTTGAAGTCGACGCCGATGCCGACGAAGGTGCTGTGGACGTTGTTCTCGGCCTCGCGCGCGAGACGGTCTTCGAGGCTGTCCGCGCTGGTGTCGCCGATGTTCGGCATCGCGTCCGTGAGGACGATCATCCGGTTCTCGTAGGTCGTCTGGTCGGCGTCGCGGTACTCCTCGAGCAGCCCCGAGGCGGCGTCGAGGCCGGCCGAGAGGTGGGTGCCACCGGTGGCCTCGATGTCCTCGCGGATGTGCCCCCGGATGGCGTCCATGTCGGTCCGTTCGACGGGGTTCATCGGCTTCGCGACCGCGGCCTCGCTGTTGTAGAGGACGACGCCGAAGCGGTCGCCCGGGCGGAGTTGCTTCGTCAGGCTGGCGAGGGCGTCCTTCGCGACCGCGATCTTCGAGCGGTCGCCCGCGTCCTCGACCTCCTGCCTGTTGCCGTACTGGTCGTAGTAGTACTGGCTGAAGGGCGACCCCATCGACCCGGAGATGTCGAGGACGACGACGAGGTTCAGGCGCTTGCGGTCGAAGTCTTCGGCGTCGAGGCCGGAGTTCAGCCCGACCGAGAGGTAGCGCTCGGTCTCGCCGGAGAGCGGGTCGGCGGTGACCGCCGGCGAGTAGGAGGGACAGAACAGCGACTCGCACGATTTCTTCGAACCGGTGTCGAAGTAGTAGTCGTAGAACAGCCCCTCGTAGGAGAGGTCCGAGGGGATGGGGAGGTAGTCCTCCTCGATGTTCTGGCGGAAGTTGTTCACGTCCTTCGCGCCGCCGGCAGAGAGGCCGACGGAGGTGCTCGCGGTGGTCTGGGTCGCCATGGCGGTACTCCCTCCGCCGGCGCCGCCCGAGGCGTTGGAACTGCCGCCACTGTCGCCCTGGTGCTGGCTCGGGTCGTACTGCCAGTCGTCGACGAGCTCGCCGGGTGGGGCAGTCGTCGGCAGGTCGTCGTCGCCGTCGGTTCGCGGGCTCGTGCCGGGGAGGACCTGCGAGCAGCCGGCGAGACCGGTGGCTGCCGCGGTCGTCGCGAGCGAGAGGAACGCTCTGCGGTTTCGCGGGGACATAGGCGTACAGAGGCGAAGCAGCCACATTACGTGTGGGCTAGCTGAAACGAGACTTTCACCGTGGCGCGGCGAAACGCCCCACTTTTGTCGGGGCTGACCCTTCGACCGGGTATGGAAGACCTCGATCCGGAGACCTTCGAGGAGGAGAAGTACGTGGAGTACTTCCCACGCCTCCAGCAGGCGTACAAGAACGCGTTCAACACGCTCAACGAGAAGTACGACTCACAACTCATCCACGGCATCGACCAGCAGGTGCTCAACGAGTCCGAGCCGCACTACGAGGGCGACGGCGAGTTCACCATCGAGTTGCCCGACGAACCCTACGACCGGCTCACGGGGGTCGTCGTCGCCGAGGAGAAGTTCGACGCCATCCTCTCGGAGTACACCGACGAGATAGAGTCGGAACTCCGGCGCGTCTTCAACATCCGCTGACGCCGGGGGTCGACCCGTCGGTCAGAAGTCCCGGCCGGTGGCCTCCTCCGCGACCTCTTCGACGCCCTCGGAGAGCGCCTCTTCGGTGCCGCCCTCCATGTACCCCTCCAGCATCTCCATCAGTACGTTGAGTAGTCCCATAGTTACAGGCAGATTGACGCCCGCCCGCTTAAGTGTTCGGTGGGCGTGAACGTCCCGCATACCGGGGAGAACAGCCGTGTCTGCGGTGGGTTCGACCGACGGAGCCGCGAATCCGACCCGGTGCGCAAGGTTTAGGGACGGTGACTCCCAAGCCCTATCCATGAGTACCGACGCTCAGAAGGGCGACGACCTCGAGGAACGCGTCACGAACTTCCTCCGTCGCAACTTCCCACAGATCCAGATGCACGGGGGCAGTGCGGCCATCCAGGACCTCGACCGCGAGTCGGGCGAGGTCACCATCCTGCTCGGTGGTGCCTGTTCCGGCTGTGGCATCTCCCCGATGACCATCCAGGCGATCAAGTCCCGCATGGTCAAGGAGATACCCGAGATCAACGAGGTCCACGCCGAGACCGGTATGGGCGGCGAGGGCGGCCAGGGCGGCAGCGGTGGCGGCATGTCCCCCTCGTTCCCCGGTGAGACGGTCGACGACGACGGCGAGGACGACGAAGGCCCGCAGGCCCCGTTCTGAGAAGTTCACTTCCGTTTTCATCTGCTCAGGGAAAACAACAGTACTTAGTCTCCGGTCCCCCCGAGCACCAGTATGGAACGCACCGACACGGCCGGCCAGAACGTCCTCTTCGTCGTCATGGACACGGTGCGCAAGGACCACCTGTCCGTCTACGGGTACGACCGCCCGACGACGCCGGGGCTGGAGGCGTTCGCCGAGGAGGCAGCCGTCTACGAGCAGGCAGTCGCGCCCGCGCCGTGGACGCTGCCGGTTCACGCCTCGCTGTTCACCGGCCTGTACCCGAGTCAGCACGGTGCCAGCCAGGAGAACCCGTACCTAGAGGGGGCGACGACGCTCGCCCAGACGCTCTCGGACACCCACCGGAGCGCGTGTTACTCCTCGAACGCCTGGATCACCCCGTACACCCACCTGACCGACGGCTTCGACGACCAGGACAACTTCTTCGAAGTCATGCCCGGCGACTTCCTCTCCGGGCCGATGGCGAAGGCCTGGAAGACGATGAACGACAACGAGAAGCTCCGCAAGATCGCGGACTGGCTCGTCTCCGTCGGCAACAAGGCCCACGAGTACCTCGCCTCCGGCGAGGGGGCCGACTCGAAGACCCCGCAGGTCATCGACCAGACGCAGGACTTCATCGACTCCGCGGACGACAACTGGTTCCAGTTCATCAACCTGATGGACGCACACCTGCCGTACCACCCGCCCGAGGAGTACCGCGAGGAGTTCGCACCCGGCGCGGACCCCCAGGAGGTCTGCCAGAACTCCAAGGAGTACAACTGCGGCGCCCGCGACATCGACGACGACGAGTGGGCGGACATCCAGGGCCTCTACGACGCCGAGATCCGGCACATCGACGCCGAACTCCAGCGGCTGTTCGACTGGATGCAGGCCGAGGGGCACTGGGAGGACACCCTCGTCGTGGTCTGTGCGGACCACGGCGAACTGTTCGGCGAGCACGACCTGTACGGCCACGAGTTCTGTATCTACGACCCGCTCGTGAACGTCCCGTGTATGGTCAAGCACCCGGACCTCGAACCCGGGCGCTACGACCAGCAGCTCGAACTCGTCGACCTCTACCACACCGTGCTGGACCACGCGGGCGTCGAGTCCGGTGACGCGCAGGCGGTCGACCTCGACCCCTCGCGCTCGCTGCTCTCGGACTCCCACCGCGAGGGCGTCGTCCCGCCCCGGACCGACGCCGACGACGTCGACTTCGGCGAGTACGCCTTCGTGGAGTACTACCGGCCGGTCGTCGAACTCAAGCAGCTCGAGCAGAAGGCCAGCAACGCCGGCATCACGCTCGACACCGACTCGCGGTTCTACTCGCGGATGCGCGCCGCCCGTCGCCTCGACGGGAAGTACATCCGGAACGAGCGCATCACCGACGAGTTCTACCGGCTCGACGAGGACCCCGGCGAGACCGACGACCGCATCGCGGCCGACGACCCCGTCAAGGAGGAGGTCGAGGCGACCCTCTCCGAGTTCGAGGACCTCGTCGGCGGCGAGTGGAAGGAGGTCGACGACGACGACGTCCTCGGCGACATGAGCGACGACGCGAAAGACAGACTCCAGGACCTCGGGTACATCGAGTAACGTGACGGGACAGAAGGGCGGGTCCTTCGCGGAGATGTTCGGCCGCCAGACCCTCGTGAAGATGGGCGTGGGCTTCGTCATCGCCCTCGTCCTGGTCTACCTGCTCGGCACCGTCGTCGGGTGGGAGAAGACCATCGCAGAGCTGCGGGAAGCAGACCCGACGTGGATCGCGCTCGGCTGTCTCTCGACCCTGCTCTGCCTGATGATGTGGGGTCGCGCCTGGCAGATCGTCCTCGGCGTGGGCGGCATCGAGGTGCCGTACCACAAGCTCGTCGTGACGTACTTCGCGGCGACGTTCGCCAACTACGTCACGCCACTGGGGCAGGCCGGCGGCGAGCCCTTCATCGCGTACGTCCTCTCGCGGGACACCGACGCCGACTACGAGCAGAGCCTCGCGAGCGTCGTCACCGCCGACCTGTTGAACCTGCTGCCGTTCTTCAACTTCGCGGCGGTCGGGGTCGCCTACCTCGTGTTACAGACCTCCTTCGGGGGGTCGGACACCGTCGACAACCTCGTCCTCGGCCTCGGCGCGCTCGCCGTGGGCGTCCCGGCCGTCGTCTGGGCCGGCTGGCGCCACCGGACCGGCGTCGAGGAGGCGGTCGTCCGCATCGTCAGACCGCTCTCGCGGCTCACCAGCCGCATCAGCGCGGACGGTATCCGCCACCGCATCGAGCGGTTCTACACGGCCATCGAGCGCATCACGGCCGAGCCCCAGGCACTGGCGCGGGCGCTCGGCTACTCCTACCTCGGCTGGTTCCTCTTCACCATCCCGATGTACACCGCGGTCCGGGCGACCGGGGCGGACATGAACGCCATCCTCGTCTTCTTCATCGTGCCCGCCTCGACCATCGCGGGACTGGTCCCGACGCCCGGCGGCCTCGGCGCGGTCGAGGGCGCGCTCACCGTGTTGCTCTCGCAGGTCGGCGGGCTCCCGACCAGCAGTTCGCTCGCCGTCGCGACGCTCTACCGCGTCGAGAGCTACCTGTTCGCGCTCCTCGTGGGTGGCATCGCGGCGCTGTGGGTGACGATCCGCGCCTGAGAAAAGACGTCCGGCGCGGCGTCAGGCCGGCCGCAGCCCGCGCCCGTCCTCCCACGCCCGGAGCAGCCGGGTCACCGTCTCACAGACGGGGACCGAGACGTGTGCGTCCGGAATCTCGTCGGCCTGCTCGACCACGTAGCCGGTGATGGCGTCGACCTCGGTTCGCTTCCCGTCGTGGACGTCCTGGCGCATCGAGGAGGTGTTCATCGCGGTGGCCGTGGCGACCGACTCGACCGCCGCGACCGCCGTCCGGTTCGACAGCGACACGTCGTGGCCGCGGGCGACCCGGGCTGTCTCCCTGGCCGCGGTCGTCGCCAGCTCGTGGGCCTCGCCCGACAGCAGGTCCCCGTTGTCCACGTCGGCGAGGGCGGTCACCGTGTTGATGCCCGCGTTCACCGCGAGCTTCTGCCAGAGCCGGCGGGGCATGTCGGCCGTGAGTTCGGCGACGAGGCCACCGTCGGTGAAGGCCGTCTCGAGGGCGGCGTCGAGGGGGCCCTCGCCGCCCTCGTGGGGGCCGAAGACGACCTCGCCGACGCCGGTGCATTCGACCGTGCCGGCCTCGCGGAGGACCGCGCCGTAGGTGACCGTCCCGGCGTACACCGGGCAGTCGAGGTGTGCGGCGAGCGTCGCCTCGTTGCCCATGCCGTTCTGGAACGAGCAGACGGCGTCGAGGTCGCAGTCGGCGAGGTCCCGGGCCGCGGCCGCGGTGTCGAACGCCTTCACCGTCACGATGGCGAGGTCGGCCCCCTCGCAGTCGTGGACGTCCGTGGTGGCCCCCACGTCGACCGTGAACGCGTCGTCGGGCGTGACGACCCGGAGTCCCGACTCGCGGACCGCGGCGACGTGGGACTCGCGGCCGACGAGCGTCACGTCGTGGCCGTGGTGGCCGAGGAGCCCGCCGACGAGGCTCCCCAGGCTCCCCGCCCCGTAGATACAGATTCGCATATCCGCCCCTGCGCGGGGCGGCGGCAAAAACAGCTAGTCTTCCGTCCAGTAGTAGATGTCCTCCTTGCTGGTGCCACAGCTCGGGCACTCGTCCGGGATGTCGCTGTCCAGGCGGCCCATCTCGCCACACTCCCAGCAGCGCCACATCAGTTCGCCCTCGCCGAACTCGTGGCCCGCGCGGATGTGCTCGATGCTCATCCCCTCGAGGCCCTCGTCGGCGGTGACGTAGAACCCGTGTTCGTCGAAGCCGCGGATGGTCCCGACCTTCGTGCCGTCCTCTGTGTAGATGTCGGTGCCGAACCGGAGCTTCGTCTGCTGGCTCTCGCTCATACTGTGGTAAACGGTCGCAAGGGGCTTAAAACAGTGTGCTAACACGGGGCAAGGACACCGCATGCCAGCGGTCCCGGGAGCGTCGTGACGGTTTCCCGAAACGAAGCCATTCAGGGCCGGATGACCGGGTTGACGTACACCTCGTACACGAGCCAGGCCGCGACCATGACGAACCCGAGGACCGCCGCCACGTCTGTCCCGTACCTGACGAACGCCGAGAACACCACGAGCGCGATGCCGACGAGGGTGACCAGCCCCGTGAGCGCGGGGACGATGGGGTTCGGTCGGCCGTCGCCCCGCGGGTTCGGGTCCGACCCCGGCGTGGACTCGATGACGAAGTCGAACCCCTCGACGCCGAGTCGCTCGGCGGTGTACTTCCGCTTCAGGATGCGCCACCGGTTGACGAGCGCGCTTGAGCCGTGGACGTAGACGATGAGGTACTGGTGCTGGCTGGCGTACGCCTGGAGCGACCGCGAGAGTCGCAGCAGGTCGCCCTTCGAGAACTCGTGGACGAACTTGACGCCGATGACGCCGTTGACGATGACGTCGCAGGTGTCCCGGCCGTTGCGCGTCTCGACCACGTCGCGCTCCCACATCGTCTCGACGTCGTCGTTGAGTCCCCGGTCGAGGTCGGTCCGGAGTTTGGTGGCGTAGGTCCGGTTCTGTGACTCCGGGGGCTCCCACTGGTCGACCAGCGACCGGACCTCGGCGTACTTCGCGGCCGGCCCCTCCAGTTCCTCCTCGTCCTCGAAGACCTCCTCCGCGGTGCCGCGCCACCACAGGAGGAGCGCCAGCAACGACCGGAGCCGTCCCGGGCCGGCGTCGCCGCCGGCAGCCTCCCGTGCGTCGTCGGTCGCGGTGTCGGTATCGGACGCCTCGCTGGCGGCGGTCGCCGCCTCGTACTGCTGCACCGCCGACTTCGCCTGCTCCAGCGCCTCCTGCTCGACGGCCTCGCTCAGTGCGTCACGGACCTCGTCGTCCGCCATCGCCGCCGCGAGCGCGTCGCGGGCCTCCTCGTCGTCGACGGCCCCCGTGATGGCGTCGATGAGCTTCTCGTCATCCATCGGCTCCGTCACCACCGAGCGCCTCGACCGAGGCCGATAGCGAGCCGTCCGGCCCGGCCGTGAGGCTGACGTCGTGGTCGAAGAGCCGCCTGAGCGTCCGGACGTCGCGGTCGTCGTGCCGGCTCTCGTCCAGCGTCAGGACCGCGGTCGCCCCGGCGTTCCGGAGCCGGGTCGTCAGGATGTGGACGAACCGGTACACCATCTGGACGTCCTCGGCCGCGAGCAGGTCCGAGAGGGAGTCGACGCCGACGATGACGGGGGCTCCCTCGCCGCCCGCGAGGCCGTCCACGAGCGAGAGCGCCCCCTCGCCGAGGTCGGGGACCCCGGGTGACGGCGGCGTCGGCCGGTAGTGGACGCCATCGGGGAAGTCGACCTGCGCCCCCTCGCCCTCGAGTGCGCCGACGAACCCGACCGGGTCCACCCCCGCGGCGAGCAGGCGGTCACAGGCCGCCTTCGAGGCCTCGACGTCCGCGCCGGTCGTCACGAAGACGGCCCCGCTCGCCGTCGGTGCCCGGCAGCAGAACTCGAGCAACATCGCTCGCTGGGCGCGAGCCGTCCCGCCGGTGAGGAGGACGACCCTCCCCGCCCGGAGGAAGGAGAGGTTCATCGAATCGGTCAGCGTGTCGTAGTGCTGGTCGGAGATCGTCATGTGGTGTCGTCGTGGTAGCGTCGTGCGCTCGCCCGCCGGGCTCACCCGCGGAACAGCATCGCGACCTCGTCGGTCTCCATCGCGTCGAGCGCCGCCGTGAGTTCGCCGTCGAGTGCTGCGAGTTCGTCCTTCAACTGCTGGTACTCCTCGCTCTCCGCGAGTGCCGCCGGGTCCTTGTACGCCTCCAGCGTCGCCGCCTTCGCCGCGAGCGCGAAGTGGCGCTGGAACCGCTCGTCGTAGTCCGCCCGGCGGAGCAGCCGGTCGACGAGGTCGCGCAACCCGTCCCGGCCGGCGGGCTTGACGAGGTAGTCGTCGAAGCCGAGTTCGAGCACGTCGAAGTCCGGCTCGACCGCGGTGACCATCGCGACGCGGCAGTCGTACGCCGCCTCGCGGATCGCCCCGAGCACCTCGTCGCCCGACTGCCCGGGCATCCGGCGGTCGAGCAGGACCACGTCCACGGTCTCGTCGAGCAGGTCGAACGTCTCGGCGCCACTGTAGGCGGTGCGAACGTCGTAGTCGGAATCGAGGAACGCGGTGTGCAGGTCCGCGATCTCCGGTTCGTCGTCGACGATGAGCACCGTGGGTCTGGATTCGCGTTTCATGATGACTGGACCCCTGCCCGGGACACGCCCGCGTCCACCGATGACTGTCCCACGACAGATTGCTATAGAGAGGTATCTCCCGGGTACGAAAATATAGTTTATCGCCGTTTACGGCACTACTATCAACTATTAATAACTTCTGAGAGGAATTAAATCCGCATCGACACGGGGATTTCCAGTGGGTATCTCCGCCACCACGACAGAACATATTCGCATCGTGGTAGGTGAGAGCCAGTCGCGAACGACTACATGAAGTCCGCGATACCCGACTGCTTGTTCTTGTCGTTCTCGAAGATGGAGTTCAACGCCTTCTCCAGTTTCTCGAGACGCTGTTTCGTGTAGTCCCGGCAGCCGAAGTCGTCGGCGACGTTGATGGCCGTCTGCATGTACTTGTTCACCGACCCCTGGTGGACCGTGAGGTTCACCCGGCCGCCACACTCCCGGCAGTCGCCCGTGAGGGGCATCCGCCGGTACTTCTCGCCGCAGTCCAGACACCGCGTCTCCTGTCGCGAGAACGCCCGCAGGTTCCCGATGAGGTCCGGCAGGAAGTGCCCCTCGATGATGCGCTCTGCCACGTCGGTCTCGTCGACCGACCGGAGCTTCCGGGAGAGGAGGAGCTGGGCGTCCATCTTGTCCTGCATCGACCCGAGCGTCTTGTACGCCGACAGCGACGGCCCCAGATGGATGTTCGTCGTGTCGTGGGTGTGCGCGAACTCGGTGTACTCGCGGTCCGTTCCGAGGGTCTCCTCGGCGATCTTCATGATGTCCTCGACGTCGTCCGGGTCGACCATCTCCCGGGTCGCCTCGTAGAACTCGCGGGGGTACTCCCACATGATGTCCATGTTGTGCGCCTCGTCGTCGATCTCCGAGGGGTCGATGCGGCTGGACATGACGAGCGGGGCGTCCATCTTCCCGCCGCGCTTGTCCGGGAGGAAGGACTTGCTGAAGTTCAACAGGCCGTCGAGCAGGAGCATGACGCAGTCTTCGTCGCCGTCGCACTGCGCCGCCGCGATGCCATTCGCGAACAGCGAGTGGGTATCGGTGACCGTGAGACAGTAGACGTGTTCGGTCTCAGTGGACACCGGTTCGACCGATTCGACAGTATCGAGTTCGGTGAGACCTCCGTCGGTGGCGAGTGCTTCCGCATTGGCCACCTCCGGCGTGTCGTTCGTGATGATGAGCGACTCGCCACCATCCAAATTTCTCGCCTCGACGCGGGTGACGCGACCAGACTCCCAGCAGAGAACCTCGTGGTCGGGTGTCACCGTCAACTCTCTACCGTGTTGGGTCTCGATGTGCACCATGTGGTCGGGCGCGACGTG
This window of the Haloarchaeobius amylolyticus genome carries:
- a CDS encoding TIGR03668 family PPOX class F420-dependent oxidoreductase, with the protein product MFQEAERRYLETARVGRLATADARGRPSAIPVCFALVDGTVVTPIDEKPQRVAPGALRRSRDISENPYVTLVVDHYTEDWGRLGWVQVRGTASHCAPDDDSHSAGVVALREKYEQYTEHALENRPLIRISPGSVRSWGDLERPGESSEST
- a CDS encoding vWA domain-containing protein, which codes for MSPRNRRAFLSLATTAAATGLAGCSQVLPGTSPRTDGDDDLPTTAPPGELVDDWQYDPSQHQGDSGGSSNASGGAGGGSTAMATQTTASTSVGLSAGGAKDVNNFRQNIEEDYLPIPSDLSYEGLFYDYYFDTGSKKSCESLFCPSYSPAVTADPLSGETERYLSVGLNSGLDAEDFDRKRLNLVVVLDISGSMGSPFSQYYYDQYGNRQEVEDAGDRSKIAVAKDALASLTKQLRPGDRFGVVLYNSEAAVAKPMNPVERTDMDAIRGHIREDIEATGGTHLSAGLDAASGLLEEYRDADQTTYENRMIVLTDAMPNIGDTSADSLEDRLAREAENNVHSTFVGIGVDFNSDIVDQITSVRGANYYSVHSAKQFEERVTDGFEYMVTPLVFDLSLELDAEGYDIEKVYGSSAAEEATGQLMQVNTLFASPTSEGKTKGGVVLVKVTRTGNGGSGQLRLRASWEDRTGKAGQTETTIEFPASDPEYFANSGVRKAVLLTRYADLLKNWMVAERESGGDPPAEGIEVPGEDLGKWERQSDPLTVSSEYRQRFATFTDHFESEMTALGDETLQQELDVLRELAGEATATRLAGVLSSRSLP
- a CDS encoding DUF5783 family protein, giving the protein MEDLDPETFEEEKYVEYFPRLQQAYKNAFNTLNEKYDSQLIHGIDQQVLNESEPHYEGDGEFTIELPDEPYDRLTGVVVAEEKFDAILSEYTDEIESELRRVFNIR
- a CDS encoding NifU family protein, with translation MSTDAQKGDDLEERVTNFLRRNFPQIQMHGGSAAIQDLDRESGEVTILLGGACSGCGISPMTIQAIKSRMVKEIPEINEVHAETGMGGEGGQGGSGGGMSPSFPGETVDDDGEDDEGPQAPF
- a CDS encoding sulfatase-like hydrolase/transferase, whose translation is MERTDTAGQNVLFVVMDTVRKDHLSVYGYDRPTTPGLEAFAEEAAVYEQAVAPAPWTLPVHASLFTGLYPSQHGASQENPYLEGATTLAQTLSDTHRSACYSSNAWITPYTHLTDGFDDQDNFFEVMPGDFLSGPMAKAWKTMNDNEKLRKIADWLVSVGNKAHEYLASGEGADSKTPQVIDQTQDFIDSADDNWFQFINLMDAHLPYHPPEEYREEFAPGADPQEVCQNSKEYNCGARDIDDDEWADIQGLYDAEIRHIDAELQRLFDWMQAEGHWEDTLVVVCADHGELFGEHDLYGHEFCIYDPLVNVPCMVKHPDLEPGRYDQQLELVDLYHTVLDHAGVESGDAQAVDLDPSRSLLSDSHREGVVPPRTDADDVDFGEYAFVEYYRPVVELKQLEQKASNAGITLDTDSRFYSRMRAARRLDGKYIRNERITDEFYRLDEDPGETDDRIAADDPVKEEVEATLSEFEDLVGGEWKEVDDDDVLGDMSDDAKDRLQDLGYIE
- a CDS encoding lysylphosphatidylglycerol synthase transmembrane domain-containing protein, whose protein sequence is MTGQKGGSFAEMFGRQTLVKMGVGFVIALVLVYLLGTVVGWEKTIAELREADPTWIALGCLSTLLCLMMWGRAWQIVLGVGGIEVPYHKLVVTYFAATFANYVTPLGQAGGEPFIAYVLSRDTDADYEQSLASVVTADLLNLLPFFNFAAVGVAYLVLQTSFGGSDTVDNLVLGLGALAVGVPAVVWAGWRHRTGVEEAVVRIVRPLSRLTSRISADGIRHRIERFYTAIERITAEPQALARALGYSYLGWFLFTIPMYTAVRATGADMNAILVFFIVPASTIAGLVPTPGGLGAVEGALTVLLSQVGGLPTSSSLAVATLYRVESYLFALLVGGIAALWVTIRA
- a CDS encoding ketopantoate reductase family protein translates to MRICIYGAGSLGSLVGGLLGHHGHDVTLVGRESHVAAVRESGLRVVTPDDAFTVDVGATTDVHDCEGADLAIVTVKAFDTAAAARDLADCDLDAVCSFQNGMGNEATLAAHLDCPVYAGTVTYGAVLREAGTVECTGVGEVVFGPHEGGEGPLDAALETAFTDGGLVAELTADMPRRLWQKLAVNAGINTVTALADVDNGDLLSGEAHELATTAARETARVARGHDVSLSNRTAVAAVESVATATAMNTSSMRQDVHDGKRTEVDAITGYVVEQADEIPDAHVSVPVCETVTRLLRAWEDGRGLRPA